A genomic stretch from Candidatus Omnitrophota bacterium includes:
- a CDS encoding DUF134 domain-containing protein, with protein MPMGKDSEKPVKKGRPIKARIVHREPGTKQFSPRGRRGRPGYNALKHEELEAIRLADFTGLKQAEAAEQMNISQQTFSRVLRSGRKCLAEAIVLGHIIKVDGGDFKLEK; from the coding sequence ATGCCGATGGGAAAGGATAGCGAAAAACCGGTAAAAAAAGGCCGGCCTATCAAGGCCAGGATAGTGCATAGGGAGCCGGGGACAAAACAATTTAGCCCTCGCGGCAGGCGAGGGAGGCCGGGCTATAACGCTCTGAAGCACGAGGAGTTGGAGGCTATAAGATTGGCCGATTTTACAGGCTTGAAACAGGCCGAGGCTGCCGAGCAGATGAACATAAGCCAGCAGACGTTTTCCAGGGTCTTGAGATCCGGCCGGAAATGCCTGGCGGAGGCCATTGTATTGGGCCATATAATAAAGGTCGATGGGGGAGACTTCAAGCTTGAAAAATAA
- a CDS encoding LAGLIDADG family homing endonuclease, producing MEAQKKGKVPQGFFEINDNFFSNWSPEMAYVLGLIATDGCVSKSGTVSLCINDKDLLEKVRLVMDSEHKICRSKYQEGLYSFHFARPRLVKDLAALGILPRKSLNIKFPAVPDAFLIDFVRGVFDGDGSVYFEKRSERYPLRTTFVSSSQEFIEKLEIVLRQMGLPERVIHRQTTKNGLHFKIRYSHKDSAKLFHLMYNDTANSLFLGRKYNKFLDGFQKENSGAEYNGK from the coding sequence TTGGAAGCCCAGAAAAAAGGAAAAGTTCCCCAGGGCTTCTTCGAAATAAATGATAATTTTTTCAGTAATTGGTCTCCGGAAATGGCGTATGTTTTGGGATTAATCGCCACCGATGGTTGCGTTTCTAAATCCGGTACCGTGTCGCTCTGTATAAACGATAAAGATCTATTAGAAAAAGTAAGACTGGTTATGGATTCCGAGCATAAGATATGCCGGTCAAAGTATCAAGAAGGGTTATATTCTTTTCATTTTGCAAGGCCCCGGTTAGTTAAGGACTTGGCAGCGCTTGGTATTCTGCCCAGGAAGAGCCTGAATATTAAGTTTCCGGCAGTTCCGGATGCTTTTTTGATTGATTTTGTCAGAGGAGTTTTTGATGGTGACGGCTCCGTGTATTTTGAAAAACGAAGCGAACGCTATCCTTTAAGAACGACATTTGTCAGCAGCTCGCAAGAGTTCATTGAAAAACTGGAGATCGTTCTGCGGCAAATGGGGTTACCTGAACGTGTAATACACAGGCAAACTACGAAAAACGGATTACATTTTAAGATCAGATATAGTCATAAAGATAGCGCGAAACTGTTTCATTTGATGTACAATGACACTGCCAATTCCTTGTTTTTGGGGCGTAAATATAATAAATTTTTGGATGGTTTTCAGAAAGAAAATAGCGGAGCTGAATATAATGGAAAATGA
- a CDS encoding hydrogenase maturation nickel metallochaperone HypA: MHDLMFTKEILNALNDKLNTIPKGSKIITVNAALSPLSHVKPETLTETFKAMTKGTKFENTALNIKVLQLEIKCRSCKHTFSVDKPTTRCVKCNDSDLDIIYNKEFLVDSIEVEKT, encoded by the coding sequence ATGCATGATTTGATGTTTACTAAAGAGATATTGAATGCTCTTAATGATAAGCTGAATACTATACCAAAAGGCTCTAAAATCATCACTGTAAATGCCGCATTAAGCCCTTTAAGCCATGTCAAACCCGAAACCCTTACCGAGACCTTCAAGGCCATGACAAAAGGCACGAAATTCGAGAATACAGCTCTTAATATCAAGGTGTTGCAGCTCGAAATAAAATGCCGTTCTTGCAAACATACTTTTTCAGTAGATAAACCGACCACCAGATGCGTTAAATGCAATGATTCAGACCTGGATATCATATATAATAAAGAATTCCTGGTCGATTCAATAGAAGTTGAAAAGACTTAG
- a CDS encoding YbgC/FadM family acyl-CoA thioesterase, producing MKDFYLQKKMYYHDTDAGGVVYYGAYLKHLEEARTEYFCNIGVDLVEYAKNGIIFPVVHLEIDYKCPARYGDIIRIFTRPEKVGNASLNFIQEIKRGETTLLICKAVWACVNGNLKPTRIPEEIRSKIQL from the coding sequence ATGAAAGATTTCTACCTGCAAAAAAAGATGTACTATCATGATACGGATGCGGGAGGCGTTGTGTATTACGGCGCCTATCTAAAGCATCTTGAGGAAGCCCGCACAGAGTACTTTTGCAATATCGGCGTAGACCTTGTAGAATACGCGAAAAACGGCATAATATTTCCCGTAGTACACCTGGAAATAGACTATAAATGTCCCGCCAGATACGGTGATATAATCCGTATATTTACCAGACCTGAAAAAGTAGGAAATGCCTCTCTTAATTTTATACAGGAGATCAAAAGGGGAGAGACCACTTTACTTATCTGCAAGGCAGTTTGGGCCTGCGTAAATGGTAATTTGAAGCCGACCAGAATACCTGAAGAGATCCGGTCAAAAATACAGCTATAG
- a CDS encoding site-2 protease family protein, with translation MGLASLLFKDPIAFAILAIPLLYSIILHEISHGWIAYLFGDDTAKRTGRLSLNPLVHLDPVGTLALFLVGFGWAKPVPIVYSNLRNFRLGLICVSLAGCVTNIAIATLSILLLQFKTITAIPMVPVILVVMAKINIILGAFNLIPIPPLDGSRILYGILPEEGQAMLAKIEPYSLLILFALLFTGILNPIIISAENVILAFIKFALRI, from the coding sequence ATGGGGCTGGCCTCACTATTATTTAAGGATCCGATCGCGTTCGCCATCCTCGCCATCCCGCTCTTATACTCGATAATATTGCATGAAATATCCCATGGCTGGATAGCGTATCTTTTCGGCGACGATACCGCAAAACGCACCGGAAGGCTTTCGCTAAACCCGTTAGTTCATCTGGACCCGGTAGGAACGCTCGCGTTATTCCTGGTGGGGTTCGGATGGGCAAAGCCTGTGCCAATTGTATATTCGAATTTAAGAAATTTCAGGCTTGGCTTGATCTGTGTATCACTGGCCGGCTGCGTGACTAATATCGCCATCGCGACTTTATCCATTCTGCTGCTCCAGTTCAAAACGATAACCGCAATTCCGATGGTTCCCGTAATTCTGGTGGTCATGGCCAAGATCAATATTATATTAGGAGCGTTCAACCTTATCCCAATACCGCCATTGGACGGCTCAAGAATACTTTATGGTATATTGCCGGAAGAGGGCCAAGCGATGCTGGCAAAGATTGAACCGTATAGCCTGCTAATACTGTTCGCTTTATTGTTTACAGGAATACTAAATCCGATTATAATATCAGCGGAGAATGTCATACTGGCATTCATAAAATTTGCTCTGAGGATATAA
- a CDS encoding lipid-binding SYLF domain-containing protein has translation MKKLALAVLSFMVIASCASPFVYAESRWGRLVEEAGHVLGEIQQMPDQSIPEDLMRSCHAICIFPNTVSAGFIFGGKYGQGIIMVRDEKTGQWSPPAAFTMAGGSFGWQIGIQGTDFVLLIMNRRSVDGILDGKFKLGADASVAAGPVGRAAEASTDIQMKGGILSYSRSRGLFAGVKLEGAVITQEWDGNFALYGKSFSARQILLEEMAKMPKSADSLLEILSKYPRK, from the coding sequence ATGAAAAAATTGGCTCTTGCAGTGTTAAGTTTTATGGTAATTGCGTCTTGCGCGAGCCCTTTTGTATATGCTGAATCGAGGTGGGGGAGACTGGTCGAGGAAGCCGGGCATGTGCTCGGCGAGATACAGCAGATGCCCGATCAGTCGATACCTGAAGATCTCATGAGAAGCTGCCATGCCATATGCATATTCCCGAACACCGTCTCAGCCGGTTTTATATTCGGCGGCAAATACGGCCAGGGTATTATTATGGTACGGGATGAAAAGACCGGCCAGTGGTCGCCACCAGCCGCGTTTACAATGGCCGGCGGCAGTTTCGGATGGCAGATAGGTATCCAGGGCACGGACTTCGTCCTGCTTATAATGAATCGAAGAAGCGTTGACGGAATACTGGATGGAAAATTTAAGCTTGGCGCCGATGCATCGGTCGCGGCAGGGCCTGTAGGCAGGGCCGCTGAAGCTTCAACGGATATACAGATGAAAGGCGGCATACTTTCATATTCCAGAAGCCGCGGGTTATTCGCTGGCGTAAAGCTGGAGGGCGCCGTGATAACGCAAGAATGGGACGGTAACTTTGCGTTGTACGGTAAGAGTTTTTCAGCAAGACAGATACTGCTTGAAGAGATGGCAAAAATGCCTAAATCGGCAGATTCATTGCTCGAGATATTGAGCAAATATCCCAGAAAATAA